The proteins below are encoded in one region of Bacillus vallismortis:
- the sdhB gene encoding succinate dehydrogenase iron-sulfur subunit, with translation MSEQKTIRFIITRQDTTDSTPYDEEFEVPYRPNLNVISALMEIRRNPVNVKGEKTTPVTWDMNCLEEVCGACSMVINGKPRQSCTALIDQLEQPIRLKPMKTFPVVRDLQVDRSRMFDSLKKVKAWIPIDGTYDLGPGPRMPEKRRQWAYELSKCMTCGVCLEACPNVNSKSKFMGPAPMSQVRLFNAHPTGAMNKSDRLEALMDDGGLADCGNSQNCVQSCPKGIPLTTSIAALNRDTNLQAFRNFFGSDRV, from the coding sequence ATGAGTGAACAAAAAACGATACGATTTATTATCACACGGCAAGATACAACCGACAGCACGCCTTACGATGAAGAATTTGAGGTACCATACCGCCCAAACCTTAATGTCATTTCCGCACTGATGGAAATTCGCCGGAATCCGGTTAACGTGAAAGGTGAAAAGACAACCCCTGTCACATGGGATATGAACTGTCTTGAAGAAGTATGCGGCGCATGTTCAATGGTCATAAACGGAAAACCCCGCCAATCTTGTACGGCGCTTATCGACCAGCTTGAACAGCCGATCCGCTTAAAACCGATGAAAACTTTCCCGGTCGTGCGTGATTTGCAGGTTGACCGGAGCAGAATGTTTGATTCATTGAAAAAAGTAAAAGCCTGGATACCGATTGACGGTACGTATGATTTGGGACCGGGGCCGAGAATGCCGGAAAAACGCCGTCAATGGGCATATGAATTATCAAAATGCATGACGTGCGGCGTCTGCCTCGAAGCCTGCCCGAATGTGAACAGCAAATCGAAGTTCATGGGGCCGGCACCGATGTCTCAAGTCCGCCTGTTTAACGCCCATCCGACAGGCGCCATGAATAAATCTGACCGATTAGAAGCACTGATGGATGACGGCGGCCTTGCAGATTGCGGAAACTCGCAAAACTGCGTTCAGTCCTGCCCGAAAGGCATCCCGCTCACCACTTCGATTGCAGCCTTAAACAGAGATACAAACTTACAAGCGTTCCGTAATTTCTTCGGAAGCGACAGAGTATAA
- a CDS encoding acyl-CoA thioesterase — protein sequence MKIPAYIDMPFQEWKSSFSFFYQVSVRFSETDMFGHMNNVTPFIYFEEARISYFKKLNMMNENKQTITVVASQQCDYLRQVMPYEELRIYVKTSAVGSSSLTLHYLGENRKGEPCFTGAVVMVQVSKESGRAVSWTDEEKETLLPAP from the coding sequence ATGAAGATTCCCGCTTATATTGACATGCCGTTTCAAGAATGGAAGTCGTCCTTTTCTTTTTTTTATCAGGTATCCGTGCGATTTTCCGAGACGGACATGTTTGGACACATGAATAATGTGACACCTTTTATATACTTTGAGGAGGCGCGGATTTCTTATTTTAAAAAGCTGAATATGATGAATGAAAACAAACAGACCATAACGGTCGTGGCAAGCCAGCAATGCGATTATCTGCGCCAAGTCATGCCTTATGAAGAGCTGCGCATCTATGTGAAAACAAGCGCCGTCGGCAGCTCATCCCTTACCTTGCATTATCTCGGAGAGAACCGCAAAGGCGAACCGTGCTTCACCGGAGCCGTTGTGATGGTCCAAGTCTCAAAGGAAAGCGGCAGGGCTGTCAGCTGGACAGATGAGGAGAAAGAAACGCTGCTCCCTGCACCATAA
- the gerE gene encoding spore germination transcription factor GerE → MKEKEFQSKPLLTKREREVFELLVQDKTTKEIASELFISEKTVRNHISNAMQKLGVKGRSQAVVELLRMGELEL, encoded by the coding sequence TTGAAGGAGAAAGAATTTCAATCGAAGCCGCTGCTAACGAAAAGAGAAAGAGAAGTGTTCGAATTGCTCGTTCAAGATAAGACAACAAAGGAGATTGCAAGCGAGCTATTTATCAGTGAGAAAACCGTTCGAAACCATATTTCAAATGCCATGCAGAAATTGGGTGTGAAAGGGCGTTCGCAAGCCGTTGTTGAGCTTCTTAGAATGGGTGAACTAGAGCTTTAA
- a CDS encoding MarR family winged helix-turn-helix transcriptional regulator, giving the protein MTSKHLEYVADIEKSLRHIAAIIKQKGREILNQYAITPPQFVGLQWLYELGDMTIGELSGKMYLACSTTTDLIDRMQKNDLVERVKDPADRRVVRIHLLPEGERIIQEVITKRQEYLRDMFETFTDEEVAIFEKSLMKLQHEMKRK; this is encoded by the coding sequence ATGACATCAAAACATTTGGAGTATGTTGCGGATATAGAAAAGTCACTCCGCCACATTGCCGCGATCATTAAGCAAAAAGGACGAGAAATCCTTAACCAATATGCGATTACGCCGCCGCAATTTGTCGGCCTGCAATGGCTTTATGAATTGGGAGATATGACAATCGGCGAACTGTCGGGTAAAATGTATCTGGCATGCAGCACAACAACGGACTTAATCGACCGCATGCAGAAAAATGACCTTGTCGAGCGGGTCAAGGACCCGGCGGACAGACGTGTCGTCCGGATACATCTGCTGCCAGAAGGAGAGCGGATTATCCAAGAGGTCATTACAAAAAGGCAGGAATACCTGCGTGATATGTTCGAAACGTTTACAGATGAAGAAGTAGCCATCTTCGAAAAATCATTGATGAAACTGCAGCATGAAATGAAGAGAAAATGA
- the racE gene encoding glutamate racemase, with translation MLEQPIGVIDSGVGGLTVAKEIMRQLPKENIIYVGDTKRCPYGPRPEEEVLQYTWELTNYLLENHHIKMLVIACNTATAIALEDIRRSVGIPVVGVIQPGARAAIKMTENQHIGVIGTENTMKSNAYEEALLALNPDLKVENLACPLLVPFVESGKFLDKTADEIVKTSLYPLKDTSIDSLILGCTHYPILKDSIQRYMGEHVNMISSGDETAREVSTILSYKGLLNQSSVAPNHQFLTTGARDQFAKIADDWFGHGVGHVECISLQEPIRK, from the coding sequence TTGTTGGAGCAACCAATAGGAGTCATTGATTCCGGGGTTGGCGGTTTAACCGTTGCAAAGGAAATCATGAGACAGCTACCAAAAGAAAATATTATCTACGTCGGGGATACGAAACGGTGTCCGTACGGGCCGCGTCCTGAAGAAGAAGTGCTTCAATACACGTGGGAGCTGACGAATTATCTACTTGAAAACCACCATATTAAAATGCTCGTGATCGCCTGCAACACAGCAACAGCGATCGCATTGGAAGACATCCGGCGCAGCGTCGGCATCCCTGTGGTCGGAGTCATTCAGCCGGGTGCGAGAGCAGCGATAAAAATGACGGAAAATCAGCATATCGGTGTCATTGGCACGGAAAATACGATGAAGAGCAACGCGTACGAAGAGGCGCTTTTGGCATTAAATCCTGATCTGAAGGTTGAGAACCTTGCCTGTCCGCTCCTTGTGCCTTTTGTGGAAAGCGGGAAGTTTCTTGACAAAACAGCAGACGAGATTGTCAAAACATCGCTGTATCCGTTAAAAGACACATCGATTGATTCGCTGATTTTAGGCTGCACCCACTATCCTATCTTAAAAGATTCCATTCAGAGATATATGGGAGAACACGTAAATATGATTTCGTCCGGCGATGAAACAGCCCGGGAAGTCAGCACAATTCTTTCATATAAAGGGCTGCTGAACCAGTCTTCGGTTGCCCCGAATCATCAGTTCCTGACAACCGGAGCGCGTGATCAGTTTGCGAAAATCGCAGACGACTGGTTTGGCCATGGGGTGGGCCATGTGGAATGCATCTCACTGCAAGAACCGATTAGAAAATAG
- the gerM gene encoding spore germination protein GerM, whose translation MLKKGPAVIGATCLTSALLLSGCGLFQSDKAAEEIDPPQDVTYVNDEAGADSNTTAAEKAESKKNDTAKADQVSSTVMRELYLIDKNGYVVAQTLPLPKSEGTAKQALEYLVQGGPVSEILPNGFRAVLPADTTVNVDIKKDGTAIADFSNEFKNYKKEDEQKIVQSVTWTLTQFSSIDKVKLRINGHELKEMPVGGTPISDDLSRKDGINMETSGVNDLTATHPLTVYYLAENEDSEYYVPVTKRIDNSEKDDITAAINELAKGPSKVSGLLTDFSDDVKLVSKPKIKDGRVTLDFNQSIFGSADEKTKMISSEVLNSIVLTLTEQPDVKSVSVKVNGKSELVNEKGEKLTEPVSRPSQVNTGSF comes from the coding sequence ATGCTGAAAAAAGGACCTGCAGTCATTGGTGCCACTTGTCTCACCTCTGCCCTGCTTTTATCCGGATGCGGTTTGTTCCAATCTGATAAGGCAGCCGAGGAAATTGATCCGCCTCAAGACGTTACATACGTGAACGATGAAGCGGGGGCCGATTCAAATACAACAGCAGCCGAAAAAGCAGAAAGTAAAAAAAACGATACCGCCAAAGCGGATCAAGTCTCATCTACAGTCATGAGGGAGCTTTATCTCATTGATAAAAACGGGTACGTTGTTGCGCAAACGCTGCCTCTTCCGAAAAGTGAAGGCACGGCTAAGCAGGCACTTGAATACCTCGTTCAGGGCGGGCCGGTGTCAGAAATTCTTCCGAATGGCTTCAGAGCCGTATTGCCGGCTGACACAACTGTTAACGTTGACATCAAAAAAGACGGCACAGCAATAGCGGATTTCTCTAATGAATTTAAAAATTATAAGAAGGAAGACGAGCAGAAAATTGTTCAATCCGTGACGTGGACACTGACGCAATTCAGCTCGATAGATAAAGTGAAGCTGAGAATAAACGGCCATGAACTGAAGGAGATGCCTGTAGGAGGCACGCCAATCTCAGATGATTTAAGCCGTAAAGACGGGATTAATATGGAAACATCAGGCGTAAATGATCTCACCGCAACACATCCGCTCACCGTTTATTATTTGGCGGAAAACGAAGACAGTGAGTATTATGTGCCGGTGACAAAACGGATCGACAATTCGGAAAAAGACGACATCACAGCAGCAATCAATGAATTGGCTAAAGGCCCTAGCAAGGTGAGCGGGCTGTTAACAGATTTCAGTGATGACGTAAAGCTGGTCAGCAAACCGAAAATCAAAGACGGACGCGTGACGTTAGATTTCAATCAATCCATATTCGGCAGCGCGGATGAAAAGACAAAAATGATTTCTTCAGAAGTGCTGAACAGCATTGTGCTGACGTTAACAGAACAGCCGGATGTAAAGAGCGTTTCCGTCAAAGTAAACGGGAAATCGGAGCTTGTCAATGAAAAAGGCGAAAAGCTCACAGAACCGGTCTCCAGACCTTCTCAAGTGAATACGGGTAGTTTTTAA
- the rph gene encoding ribonuclease PH, whose translation MRHDGRQHDELRPITLDLDFISHPEGSVLITAGNTKVICNASVEDRVPPFLRGGGKGWITAEYSMLPRATNQRTIRESSKGKVSGRTMEIQRLIGRALRAVVDLEKLGERTIWIDCDVIQADGGTRTASITGAFLAMAIAIGKLLKAGTIKANPITDFLAAISVGIDKEQGILLDLNYEEDSSAEVDMNVIMTGSGRFVELQGTGEEATFSRDDLNGLLGLAEKGIQELIDKQKEVLGDSLPDLK comes from the coding sequence ATGAGACATGACGGAAGACAACATGATGAGCTGCGCCCAATCACATTAGATTTGGATTTTATCAGCCATCCGGAAGGTTCTGTTCTAATAACAGCAGGAAATACAAAAGTAATCTGCAACGCGTCTGTGGAAGATCGCGTGCCGCCGTTTTTGCGGGGCGGAGGAAAAGGCTGGATTACAGCTGAATACAGCATGCTGCCGCGGGCAACAAACCAAAGAACGATCAGAGAATCTTCGAAGGGGAAAGTTTCCGGCAGAACAATGGAAATCCAGCGCCTGATCGGCCGCGCGCTTCGGGCAGTCGTAGATTTAGAAAAGCTCGGTGAACGGACGATTTGGATTGACTGTGATGTCATTCAGGCTGATGGCGGAACAAGAACCGCTTCTATTACAGGCGCATTTCTTGCCATGGCAATTGCGATTGGCAAGCTGCTCAAAGCGGGAACAATCAAGGCGAACCCGATCACTGATTTTCTTGCAGCGATCTCTGTCGGAATTGATAAGGAACAGGGGATTTTGTTAGATTTAAATTATGAAGAAGATTCATCCGCTGAAGTGGACATGAATGTCATTATGACAGGCAGCGGCCGTTTTGTTGAGCTGCAGGGAACCGGAGAAGAGGCGACGTTTTCACGGGATGATCTAAACGGTCTTCTCGGTCTTGCAGAAAAAGGCATTCAGGAACTGATTGATAAACAAAAAGAAGTGTTAGGTGATTCTCTGCCAGATTTGAAATAA
- a CDS encoding XTP/dITP diphosphatase, producing MIIMKEAIIATHNPGKVKEFKEILEPKGYDVKSLADIGYTEEIEETGHTFEENAVLKAEAVAKAVNKMVIADDSGLSIDNLGGSPGVYSARYAGEQKDDQANIVKVLGELKGIEKEQRTARFRCALAVSIPGEETKTVEGHVEGYIAEEPRGEYGFGYDPIFIVKDKDKTMAELTSDEKNKISHRADALKKLSKLLEA from the coding sequence TTGATCATCATGAAAGAGGCAATCATTGCGACACATAATCCAGGAAAAGTGAAAGAATTTAAAGAAATCCTTGAACCAAAAGGCTATGATGTCAAATCGTTAGCTGACATCGGATACACAGAGGAGATCGAGGAAACAGGCCATACGTTTGAAGAGAATGCCGTTTTGAAAGCGGAAGCTGTTGCAAAAGCAGTGAATAAAATGGTGATTGCGGATGACTCCGGCCTGTCAATCGATAATCTTGGCGGCAGCCCCGGCGTTTACTCCGCGCGCTATGCAGGGGAACAGAAAGACGACCAGGCAAATATCGTTAAAGTGCTCGGCGAACTGAAAGGAATTGAAAAAGAACAGCGTACGGCCCGTTTTCGCTGCGCGCTGGCTGTGAGTATCCCTGGTGAAGAAACAAAAACAGTCGAAGGCCATGTGGAAGGGTATATTGCTGAAGAGCCGAGAGGAGAATACGGCTTTGGCTATGACCCAATCTTTATCGTGAAAGATAAAGATAAGACAATGGCTGAACTGACAAGTGATGAAAAAAATAAAATCAGCCATAGGGCTGACGCGCTTAAAAAGCTGTCTAAGCTTTTAGAGGCATAA
- a CDS encoding YfcE family phosphodiesterase, with product MNVLIISDSHGLEEELQTIAKRHEAEVDLMIHCGDSELETGHPALDPYKVVKGNCDFAGDFKDELLLNAGSKKILVTHGHLHGIKQTLLNVYYRAEELGVDMICFGHSHIAGSEVLRGKLMINPGSIRLPRVRRTESYAILTLENDAATVRFYDQAGHEIEDLHNRVTL from the coding sequence ATGAACGTGCTGATTATCAGTGACAGCCATGGGCTTGAAGAAGAACTCCAAACCATCGCGAAACGGCATGAAGCGGAAGTAGATCTCATGATTCATTGCGGAGACTCTGAACTCGAAACCGGGCATCCGGCATTGGATCCTTATAAGGTTGTAAAAGGCAATTGCGATTTTGCGGGCGATTTTAAGGACGAGCTTCTTTTGAATGCCGGTTCAAAAAAAATACTGGTCACACACGGCCATCTTCACGGTATAAAACAGACCTTGTTAAACGTATACTATCGGGCAGAGGAGCTCGGAGTGGATATGATCTGTTTCGGGCATTCGCACATCGCGGGAAGCGAAGTGCTGCGCGGAAAGCTGATGATTAATCCCGGCAGCATCCGCCTTCCAAGGGTGCGCAGGACAGAAAGCTATGCTATACTGACTTTAGAAAATGATGCCGCAACAGTGCGTTTTTACGACCAAGCTGGCCATGAAATTGAGGATCTGCACAACCGTGTCACACTATGA
- a CDS encoding IS3 family transposase (programmed frameshift), with product MGTRVSYPLEVKQKAVEMRLAGVPMKEIMQELNIKNNTQIKTWVRWYKAGDTHRFEQPVGKQYTYGKGPEYSSELEKLQAENRYLRQQNEVFKKVQRIGKEVDSQTSVELVEVMHRSMTVQDICVHLGISRASYYRWKKNLMKDHPKRHLEKQIGTLCREHKYRYGYRKITAILKKGMCINHKTVQRIMQKNQWQCRVKVKKRKKNGQPYAVVDNILDRNFQSDHPLEKLVTDITYLPYGQKQLYLSSILDVYNGEVVAFTIGDKQDTDFVLHTLDQLPTLPENCVLHSDQGSVYTSYEYQKAVKTKGITMSMSRKGTPADNASIESFHSSLKSETFYLNSIDRTTTAIVERTVIEYIHYYNNIRIQTKLNNQSPINYRQLAV from the exons ATGGGGACAAGAGTGAGTTATCCGCTTGAAGTGAAACAGAAGGCTGTAGAAATGAGATTGGCAGGCGTACCTATGAAAGAGATCATGCAGGAGTTGAATATCAAAAATAATACGCAGATTAAGACATGGGTCAGATGGTATAAGGCTGGGGATACACATCGATTTGAACAGCCTGTTGGTAAGCAATACACTTATGGAAAAGGTCCGGAGTATTCTTCCGAATTAGAGAAACTGCAGGCAGAGAATCGTTACCTGAGACAACAGAATGAAGTTT TTAAAAAAGTACAACGAATTGGAAAGGAAGTTGATAGCCAAACGTCAGTCGAACTTGTAGAAGTAATGCACCGATCAATGACCGTACAGGATATCTGTGTTCATTTAGGTATCTCCCGAGCGTCTTATTATCGTTGGAAGAAGAATCTGATGAAGGATCATCCCAAACGCCATTTGGAAAAACAAATCGGCACGTTGTGCCGAGAGCACAAGTATCGATATGGATATCGAAAAATCACAGCCATATTAAAAAAGGGAATGTGTATTAACCATAAAACGGTTCAGCGTATTATGCAGAAAAATCAGTGGCAGTGCCGGGTTAAGGTGAAAAAGCGCAAGAAGAATGGGCAGCCATATGCCGTGGTCGATAATATATTAGATCGGAACTTTCAGTCTGATCATCCTCTTGAAAAACTAGTAACGGACATCACGTATTTGCCTTATGGACAGAAGCAATTGTACCTTTCCAGTATATTGGATGTATACAATGGAGAAGTGGTTGCTTTTACGATTGGAGATAAGCAGGACACAGACTTTGTCTTACACACACTTGATCAACTGCCAACACTGCCTGAGAACTGCGTGTTACATAGTGACCAAGGATCTGTGTATACATCTTACGAGTATCAGAAAGCTGTTAAAACAAAAGGCATTACCATGAGCATGTCCCGCAAAGGGACGCCCGCTGATAATGCCTCCATCGAATCGTTTCATTCCTCACTAAAGTCTGAAACGTTCTATCTTAACAGCATTGATCGAACCACGACCGCCATCGTAGAACGCACTGTCATAGAATACATTCATTATTATAACAATATTCGTATTCAAACGAAACTAAACAACCAATCACCGATAAACTATCGGCAATTGGCTGTTTAA
- a CDS encoding YsnF/AvaK domain-containing protein → MKSIVGVYETPQETIAAIEGLLTKGFDSDDISVVTSRRDTDDLESRTGTEVNQAVDAHKGESDSFFDKLKDYFTMDDTAAHSKTLSDLDIMTGEIDKYQEDLDDGKLLVAVDTDAEVNPPIDNGNALSGGLSSTNEMADYTTKEEKTMPLREEQLKVNKEDVQTGEVEIGKEVKTEQRDMDIPVRHDEIYVERRPVDENTADASSVNDSEEIRVPIVEEKLEVTKKPVVTDEVVVGKRTVKENEHISETVKKEEPRMNKDGKVDGLDDDTLNNK, encoded by the coding sequence ATGAAAAGCATAGTTGGTGTATACGAAACTCCGCAGGAAACCATTGCAGCGATTGAAGGCTTATTAACAAAAGGTTTTGATTCTGACGATATTTCAGTTGTGACAAGCCGGCGAGATACAGATGATCTTGAGTCACGTACTGGAACAGAAGTCAATCAGGCCGTCGATGCACATAAGGGTGAATCCGATTCATTTTTTGATAAACTGAAAGATTATTTTACAATGGATGATACTGCCGCACACAGCAAGACATTATCAGATTTGGATATTATGACTGGAGAAATAGACAAGTATCAAGAGGATCTGGATGACGGGAAACTACTTGTGGCTGTTGATACAGATGCAGAAGTCAATCCGCCTATTGATAACGGCAATGCTCTTTCAGGCGGCCTTTCGAGCACAAATGAAATGGCGGATTATACAACGAAAGAAGAAAAAACAATGCCACTGCGGGAAGAGCAGCTGAAAGTCAATAAGGAAGATGTTCAAACTGGAGAAGTAGAGATCGGAAAAGAAGTGAAAACAGAACAAAGAGATATGGACATCCCGGTGAGACACGATGAAATTTATGTTGAACGCCGCCCTGTGGATGAAAATACAGCGGACGCTTCCTCCGTCAATGATTCGGAAGAGATCAGAGTGCCAATCGTTGAGGAAAAACTGGAAGTGACTAAAAAACCGGTTGTCACTGATGAAGTGGTTGTCGGAAAACGGACTGTCAAAGAGAATGAGCATATTTCTGAAACGGTGAAAAAAGAAGAGCCTCGCATGAACAAAGACGGAAAAGTTGATGGCTTGGATGATGATACACTGAATAACAAATAA
- a CDS encoding GNAT family N-acetyltransferase, with the protein MFIKIDDVTGHEVISFVNEHLHSMTLMSPPESIHALDAERLKGPKMTFWSAWEDNELAGCGALKELDSRHGEIKSMRTAASHLRKGVAKQVLKHILSEARKRGYERISLETGSMASFEPARKLYESFGFQYCEPFADYVEDPNSVFMTKKL; encoded by the coding sequence TTGTTTATAAAAATAGATGATGTAACTGGACACGAAGTGATTTCATTTGTGAATGAGCATTTACATAGCATGACACTCATGTCCCCGCCAGAAAGCATCCATGCTCTAGATGCAGAAAGGCTGAAAGGGCCTAAAATGACATTTTGGAGCGCATGGGAGGACAACGAACTAGCCGGCTGCGGAGCGCTTAAAGAACTGGACAGCAGGCATGGAGAAATCAAGTCGATGCGGACCGCTGCATCCCATTTAAGAAAAGGCGTTGCCAAACAAGTTCTCAAGCACATCCTGAGTGAAGCTAGGAAGCGAGGCTATGAGCGGATAAGCTTAGAAACGGGTTCAATGGCCTCATTTGAGCCGGCAAGAAAATTGTATGAAAGCTTTGGTTTTCAGTACTGTGAACCGTTTGCTGACTATGTTGAAGATCCGAACAGTGTGTTTATGACGAAGAAGCTGTGA
- the ilvB gene encoding acetolactate synthase large subunit produces the protein MGTNVQVDSASAKCTQTMSGALMLIESLKKEKVEMIFGYPGGAVLPIYDKLYHSGMVHILPRHEQGAIHAAEGYARVSGKPGVVIATSGPGATNLVTGLADAMIDSLPLVVFTGQVATSVIGSDAFQEADILGITMPVTKHSYQVRQPEDLPRIIKEAFHIATTGRPGPVLIDIPKDVATIEGEFSYDHEMNLPGYQPTIEPNYLQIRKLVEAVSSAKKPVILAGAGVLHGKASEELKNYAEQQQIPVAHTLLGLGGFPADHPLFLGMAGMHGTYTANMALHDCDLLISIGARFDDRVTGNLKHFARNAKIAHIDIDPAEIGKIMKTQIPVVGDSKMVLQELIKQDGRQSDSSEWKTQLAKWKEEYPLWYVDHEEDGFKPQKLIEYIHQFTNGEAIVATDVGQHQMWSAQFYPFQQADKWVTSGGLGTMGFGLPAAIGAQLADKEATVVAVLGDGGFQMTLQELDVIRELNLPVKVIILNNACLGMVRQWQEIFYEERYSESKFASQPDFVKLSEAYGIKGIRISSDAEAKEKLEEALTSKEPVVIDVRVAREEKVFPMVAPGKGLHEMVGVKP, from the coding sequence ATGGGGACTAATGTACAGGTGGATTCAGCATCTGCCAAATGTACACAGACGATGAGCGGAGCATTAATGCTGATTGAATCATTAAAAAAAGAGAAAGTAGAAATGATATTCGGTTACCCGGGCGGGGCTGTGCTTCCGATCTACGATAAGCTTTATCATTCAGGGATGGTACATATCCTTCCCCGTCACGAACAAGGTGCGATTCATGCAGCGGAAGGATACGCAAGAGTCTCTGGAAAACCGGGCGTCGTCATTGCCACGTCTGGCCCGGGAGCGACAAACCTCGTTACAGGCCTTGCGGATGCCATGATTGATTCATTGCCACTAGTCGTCTTTACAGGGCAGGTAGCCACATCCGTTATCGGGAGTGATGCATTTCAGGAAGCGGATATTTTAGGAATTACGATGCCGGTGACAAAACACAGCTATCAGGTACGCCAGCCTGAAGATCTGCCGCGCATCATTAAAGAGGCATTCCATATTGCAACAACTGGAAGACCCGGACCTGTGCTGATTGATATTCCGAAAGATGTCGCAACAATTGAAGGAGAATTCAGCTACGATCATGAAATGAATCTCCCGGGATACCAGCCGACAATAGAGCCGAATTATTTGCAGATCCGCAAGCTTGTCGAAGCGGTAAGCAGCGCGAAGAAACCGGTGATTCTGGCGGGTGCGGGCGTATTGCATGGAAAAGCGTCAGAAGAATTAAAAAATTATGCAGAACAGCAGCAAATCCCTGTGGCACACACCCTTTTGGGGCTTGGAGGCTTCCCGGCGGACCATCCGCTTTTCTTGGGGATGGCGGGAATGCACGGCACTTATACAGCCAACATGGCCCTTCATGATTGTGACCTTTTAATCAGTATCGGCGCCCGTTTTGATGATCGCGTCACAGGAAACCTGAAGCACTTTGCAAGAAACGCAAAGATTGCCCATATCGATATTGATCCGGCTGAAATCGGAAAAATCATGAAAACGCAGATTCCTGTAGTCGGAGACAGCAAAATGGTCCTGCAGGAGCTGATCAAACAAGACGGAAGACAAAGCGATTCAAGCGAATGGAAAACACAGCTCGCCAAATGGAAAGAAGAGTACCCGCTCTGGTATGTAGATCATGAAGAAGACGGCTTTAAACCTCAGAAATTGATTGAATATATTCATCAATTTACAAATGGCGAGGCCATTGTCGCAACGGATGTCGGCCAGCATCAAATGTGGTCAGCGCAATTTTATCCATTCCAACAAGCAGATAAATGGGTCACATCAGGCGGACTTGGAACGATGGGATTCGGCCTTCCGGCAGCAATTGGCGCACAGCTGGCTGATAAAGAGGCTACTGTAGTGGCGGTTCTTGGGGACGGCGGTTTTCAAATGACGCTCCAAGAACTCGATGTCATTCGCGAATTGAATCTGCCGGTCAAAGTTATCATTTTAAATAATGCTTGTCTCGGAATGGTCAGACAGTGGCAGGAAATTTTCTATGAAGAACGCTATTCAGAATCTAAATTTGCTTCTCAGCCTGATTTCGTCAAATTGTCAGAAGCCTACGGCATTAAAGGCATCAGAATTTCATCAGATGCGGAAGCGAAAGAAAAGCTGGAAGAGGCATTGACATCAAAAGAACCGGTTGTCATTGACGTACGGGTTGCAAGAGAAGAAAAAGTGTTCCCGATGGTGGCTCCGGGGAAAGGGCTGCATGAAATGGTGGGGGTGAAACCTTGA
- the ilvN gene encoding acetolactate synthase small subunit, with product MKRIITLTVVNRSGVLNRITGLFTKRHYNIESITVGHTETTGVSRITFVVHVDGENDVEQLTKQLNKQIDVLKVTDITNQSIVQRELALIKVVSAPSTRSEINGMIEPFRASVVDVSRDSIVVQVTGESNKIEALIELLKPYGIKEIARTGTTAFARGTQQKASSNKTISIV from the coding sequence TTGAAAAGAATTATCACATTGACTGTGGTGAACCGTTCCGGCGTATTAAACCGGATCACCGGTCTATTTACCAAAAGACATTACAACATTGAAAGCATTACGGTTGGCCACACAGAAACAACCGGCGTTTCCAGAATCACCTTTGTCGTTCACGTTGATGGAGAAAATGATGTTGAACAGCTGACAAAACAGCTCAACAAACAGATTGATGTACTGAAAGTCACAGACATCACGAATCAATCGATTGTTCAGAGGGAGCTGGCCTTAATCAAGGTCGTTTCCGCACCGTCAACGAGATCAGAGATTAATGGAATGATAGAACCGTTCAGAGCCTCTGTCGTTGATGTCAGCAGAGACAGTATCGTTGTTCAGGTGACAGGCGAATCTAACAAAATTGAAGCGCTTATTGAATTGTTAAAACCTTATGGCATTAAAGAAATCGCGAGAACAGGTACAACGGCTTTTGCGAGGGGAACCCAGCAAAAGGCGTCATCCAATAAAACAATATCTATTGTATAA